From the genome of Candidatus Poribacteria bacterium, one region includes:
- a CDS encoding glycosyltransferase family 39 protein — MKRVFLTLAVGIAIALGIYLRLQVVPLVRDGWLDTDVYRFVRQAKIIAETGGLPERDMMRWAPLGRDLTRQLSLSSYLLAWIYKSVRWIRHSFTLSDAALIYPLIWFALSQVALYLLVKGLFDRLTASGAVFLLAAVPSAFIRSSAGYADRDSLCLFFGLCVLLFFARSLEALSLKKRIFYAVLAGIAQMFLKRISQMLFFAVHGSEVNNTATLDK, encoded by the coding sequence GTGAAACGGGTTTTCCTAACGCTGGCCGTGGGGATTGCTATCGCCCTGGGGATTTACCTGCGGTTGCAGGTGGTTCCTCTCGTTCGGGATGGCTGGCTCGATACGGATGTCTACCGTTTCGTCCGTCAGGCGAAGATCATCGCTGAAACCGGGGGGTTGCCCGAGCGGGATATGATGCGGTGGGCCCCCCTCGGGCGCGATCTCACCCGTCAACTCAGCCTCTCCTCTTACCTTCTTGCCTGGATTTACAAATCGGTACGATGGATACGCCATTCATTCACCCTATCTGACGCGGCTTTGATCTACCCACTCATATGGTTCGCTCTCTCCCAGGTGGCACTCTACCTCCTCGTTAAAGGGCTATTTGATCGGCTGACAGCGTCGGGTGCCGTTTTTCTACTTGCCGCTGTCCCCTCTGCTTTCATCCGCAGCTCGGCGGGATACGCCGACCGGGATTCGCTATGCCTGTTCTTTGGGTTATGCGTCCTCCTCTTTTTCGCCCGATCTCTGGAGGCGCTTTCGCTGAAAAAGCGGATCTTCTATGCCGTTCTTGCCGGAATTGCCCAGATGTTTCTCAAACGGATTTCCCAGATGCTCTTCTTCGCCGTTCATGGCAGCGAGGTAAATAACACGGCCACATTAGACAAATAA